From the Chionomys nivalis chromosome 18, mChiNiv1.1, whole genome shotgun sequence genome, the window attatagacacttTGTTGTACttggtttttatgtggatgctggagattcGAACTCAGGTACTTATGCTTTTGACACAATAATCTACTGACTGGActatctccccaacccctcaATTTCTAGATTAACAACAATAAAAGGTCATTTCTGCTTCAACATATACTGGGAAGAGAAAGATTCAGAAGAAAGTAGGAAGGTCTTAAGTACTTGGCTAGTGACATCAGAGAAAGGGGTTGAAATCCATTGTGAGATAACATCTGATAATTCACAGTTCCATGCCCCAGTCTTGGAGATTTGCCTTTGGAATTCTTCCCTACCATGGTGCTAACCTGACTCCTAGTGGGATCTCTCATTTAGGCCCTTGATCACAGGGCCTGTGACACACAGACAATACACCCCACTCCAATCACAGTCCTCCATCGAGGGCTCCACGAGAAGCCAACGGAGCCAGGAAGAAAATTCACAGTTCTCGCCCCAGTTCTACCCTCAAAGGCCAGGGTGACTTTGGAAATGTCATTTTACCTCACTGAAACTCAGGTCCACGTTTTGAAACACAGGGACAGTAAGAACCTTGCAGTATGTAAACACTTTGGGACCCGGGAAGCAGGGTATTCGTGTGGTAAGGGTCCAGTGACTCAGTGATTGCCCCAGTCTGCACAATGAAGACCTCAGTTCCGTGGTCAGTGACTGAACTTGGGCATGGAGGACAAACAGGATCTCTTCCAGACCCCAGCACATGCGCGCACTCCCTTCTCAGGGTCCTGTAATACCCATGAGCTGGACATCCATCTCAACCAGAATTTTGCTTCTAGAGTGCAGACTTGGTTGGACCACTTGGTTTCTGTGACTCGGGATTGGCATCATCAAGCCTTCTAGGCCTTGCCTATATCCAGCTCCCCTGATGTCAGACCCAGCAGTCAGGTTCAGTTGGGTTTTGTCGAGGCAAATGACTATTGTCTTAGCTATTGCTGCCATTATCCCAGCATACATTTGAAAATCTCAGGGTACACACAGGTAGAGTTCTTCCATGCCCAGCACCAGTTGGCAGGCGTGTGGATCTGTGAGCCCCTCCTATACATGGAAAGGCCTCCAAGTGTCTGGAACTTTGGAACTTCTAAGTTTAGAATTATAAGTCTGAAGTAGGGGACCAGACACCCAAATGACCAATCACAATCTCCAAAAAGCCCCTATCTGCTCCTAGTAAGTTTGTATCATTGTAAACTGTGTCTAGTTATGCAGACACAAAAGTTGCATACATTGAATattattcctttctgtttaataGATAATTACAATTTCACTTGCAATTAATTTGCAAATAACAGAACCTATCGATAGCTTTAGTTCTAATTATTCTCAAATTGTGCTATTGTACAAATTACTtattagttgctttttaaagaataGAATGTATAAGCCATGTGACTATTAATCTCATGTATATTCCTCTTTCCTGTAATCAAAAGGCTCATTCACTACCATTACTTTAAATGGCAGTAATAACCCAGACATGATTTAGGGTTCATCAGTTTACAAGGTAATTTCACATttattgtgcatatgtgtatacttAAGCTTTGTTACCTTGATATAAACAGGGGAAAGGAACCAGAACTGAGCAACTGAGTTCCATCAAACTGGCTTGAAGGCAAGCACTAGGAGGCTTTATTTTTTGATTAACAATTGATGTGggagcaataccactcttgggcaggtggtccttgTTTGTATACGAAAGCAGTCTGAGCACGCCGTGAGAGTGAGATAATAGACAATGTTATTCTGCATGGTCTTTCATTCAGTTctcacctccaggttcctgccttgagctcctgtcctgactgcctttcATGATGGACTGGAATTTGTAgtctgaaataaaccttttccaccTCAAGTAGCTTTCAAGAGAaccaaactttttaaaagataaattctgGAGTTCAGACTCcacatgcttgcatggcaaaatTTCCTGGATATATTATCTGCACAACCCCTTGATGTATATTATAACCTGGCCATAATGAGCTGATATAAGCAAAGGTCATGGCATTTGCAGATAAGGAAATTAAGGCTTATTAGACCATGTAGCTAGTCACGTGTTGGACCAGTGTCTCCATTCCTGAGGTTGAGAACAACACCTATGTGTTTCTCATCTTGCGGGTACCAGCTTGGTAAAGGTGGTCTACACAGAATGAATGTATAAACTTAGAAAGTGTCCAGTGACCTTCAGAATGGCCTTAAAAATTCTGTAATAAGGCATGAACACAGGAGGAATACTATTGGCGAGTGCTGCTCATTCGTTCCCAGctactcagacctgaaataattgcacaaaactgtattaattaaaatactgcttggccaatcacttaaacatattgctagctagctcttatatcttaaattaacctatttctattattttatattttgccacaaggctcgtggtttaccagtaaagttcaaggcatgtctgtctcctcctgcagttacatggcatctcactgactgcgccttctttttcccagcattcagtttaggttttctacctaactctactctgccttatcacaagccaaaacagtttctttaatcattaaccaataaaagcaacacatagacagaagaactttCCACATCAGAATACTAGCTAGGAAGAAGGGGGCTAGCAGAAATTAGGGGTAAAGAACAAGTAACACGGTGGAGGTGAATATGTTCATAATacagtgtttgtgtgcatatatatacatatatatttgtcaaaaataaactattatttttaaagttctcaaTATTTAGCACCTTACCCTACTCTCTTTCAAGCCCCTAGAATAACCTTCACTTAGTCTCTGCACAGCCCTGGTGCTCCTTTGTTGCTCAGGACACTGTCATTAGCCATTACCTCTAATCCCGGATACTTCTGTGGGAGGGATCAGTTAATGTGTTAATGTGTTGGTTaatggaagaggaaatagacaaatGCTGACCAGCCCTACTGGAGAACAACACCATCAGGTTTATAGAATTCAAACTGGCATAATCCAGTCCACACTGGTGCAGATCTGCCTTAGAGATTACCCCAGTTTGGTCCCAGGATGCACTTTTGACCTCAGGCACAGAAGTGCACTACTCTATCCCCATGAATAAAGAGATGGAGGCCAGTATCTCTAGTGGAGGGGAAACCTGGAGACCAGCATGGTGTGGATGATGTATCACACAGTGTTCATGTACTGGTGACCTTTCCCTGAACACATGGTCGTCATGCTTACCGCAGACCTTGTTTGCTCTCCGAAGGGGGCAGACTATGGAAAGAAAGCTGACGGACAGTTAAAGACAGTGCTGgaacagtaaaaccaaagctgtAAATATGCGCCAGTAAGAGTGTTGTGAGCAGAGAAATCTCATCTGATTGGGACCATCTGGAAAAACAGGGCAGAGGAGGCAGCGACAGTTACATGggaaggtttctgtgtgtagatGATAGAAAGGAAGCACTGAAACAGAGAGGCTTACAGAAGGTCAAGTGTGATGGGAAATGACAGGTCCATACTTCTGACTACTGACTAGGGTAAGAGCAAGAACACAGTCGGAAATATATCTGTTCCCATTACCCGTGAGTCAGCAAACCCTCGGTACAACCAGAACACTAGAGTTTGGAGAAGGATtctcatgaaacaggaaaaggaagctCACCTTATCCCCATTAGCTCTGgccatatattttcttctttttccaatgGGAAAGAGATTAGgaatttctagttttctttctctatGAAGACTAAGAAATTCAGACTCCTGGACATGGCAGATTACAGCTCTCctgaccaaactaaggatgctgaagACATTGTCCACATGCTCCGCCTGGGTCACAGCTGAGAAACAACATGGCCAGCACTTCTGTCAGTCAGGGATTAGACTCAGGAGTGACAGAGCCTAAGTCACTAGACTCTTGTCAACAGGGTTATCAGGCATCTACCCAATCTTCCTGGCATTTCCAGGGCTGACTGGGAGCTGCTCACTGGGTTTCCAGAGTGTTCTTTACAGGGAACTTTGGGGAGATAAGGATTCAGTTGGTGAGAGGATCATGGAGGCCCAGAACTGttgactgttttattttgtttccattccAAGAGCCACGTCTCTGTCACCTTTCGGTTAGGATGTGTTGGCAACAAAAACCATCAAATTTCTCTCAAACAAGCTGGTTCTGGAAACAGCCCTCTACTCTGCAgaaatgttttactctttttccAAGGCGAAGAAAAGAATCATGAATGTTCGGGTTTTAGACATAAACCAACTTTTGCTCCAAAGGAAATAGTTTATTCTTAAACGTGACCATGATGTGATAGCACCAATTCAGGGTGCCTTGGGCAGCGTGTTCCATCATGGAAGTTATATGAACATTTTACAGACAGAGAACAAAAAGTAGTTACAACTCACACTTGCTGGACATACTGATGCGACACCACGCAGGTCGGTGACCACAAGGCGGGGAAATCTCTGCTATAAGTATTGAATGtaatctgatgacattcttatcTTCTGAGTCGGTATAGCTAGACATGTCAAGCTTAGCAATATATTCCAAGTTTATTCTACAAGTCAAGATGGTGTTAATtcagacacacatgtggaggaTACATGGCCATTAAAGTACTAAAGGTAGCCTGAGGTCATTTTGGCTCTTACTGTATTCTAATTCTGCAATCATGGAGTTAATAATTGGTCGGTGTTTAGAATATCTTCAAAATGTGAGTGTTTTTCAACAAATTCAATTACCGTTGTCTGTTTCTTTGGGGTACAGCATAAATGAACACCCTCTAACCACCTCCACTTCACCACTGTGCGTTCCTCAGTGCATGTAACGTCTGGCCAGCAGGCTTTCAGGAAGGGATGGATTTGTGGCTGCTGCTATGATGACAGAAATTCAGGCCACTCCAGAATCTTCATTGTGAGAAGTTGGCTGCCACTCAGTCCAAGAGAAGCCCTGGTGTGTGTTTACACACCAGGTGATCTGACGGGTGATGCAGATGACACTGCATGGAAGAGACTGACTTAACAAATGACGTTGAGTGTACCAAGCTGTCTACAATGgcctcctgtgtgtgtgcgcgcgtgtgtgtgcatgtgtatgcgtgtgtgtgcctgtgtgtgcacgtgtgtgcatgtgagcatgccAGTGTGAGCAAATACACAAACATAGTTGACCATTATATTCCTCTTGCGGCCCTGAGACAGTGACGATGAAATAGGGCCGGAGAGAACCCAGAGGAGGGTGTCACTACCGTGAAAGCTCAGCGACCCTCCCAGGCCAAACTCACACTTTCACCTTAGATATTGCTCTGAAGCGTGGAGCAAAGGGGTTTGAACAAATCAATAAGAAGAAAGATTCTTTCCTTTGGTCTTGCCTCTCCTAGCTACAGGGCCACTAGGTTCCTACTGCTTAGTGGAAAGACTGGGCATGATCATGTTCAATCTTTTTTCTCACCAGCTGTAAAATGCTGCCTTTTCATAAGGGAAGaaagtgggtttttgttgttgtttgaataaaaattgaaaccaccaaggatatcacaagaaaactcaTAAAATCAATTCACCTGGACACAAAGGATGTCACAGAGATTGAACTGACCATaagggagtctgcatgggactgatctaggccctctgcatatgtgttgcagttaagtagcttggtcctcttatgggactcctaacaatgtaAGCAGGggtttctctgattcttttgctgaCTTTTGGGGCACTGTTCtccatactgggttgccttgtccagccttaatataaggggaggtgtttagtcttactgcaacttgataggcCATGTTTTGTCAAATATTCCGTGGGAGGTTTGTCCTTTactgaataaaaacagaagagtttGGAGGGGTGTAGAACGGAAgtaggggaggggctgggaggagaggagggaggagaaactgctgttgggatgttaaataaataaataaataaataatgagaaacTGAGACCGCATCTGGCTTGTGTGGGGTGAGGATAGCTCAATCGATAAAGTATTTAACTGAAAAAGCACAGGACCTGAGCTCAACCTCCAGAATCCGGAATAAAAAACTTTGGGTATGGTAGTGCATACTTACAACCACAGCGCTGGGGAAGTGGAAAGAggcagattcctggagcttgctggccagccagcctagactaataggtgagttctaggccagtgagataCTCTGCCTCAGAAAAAGAATGTAGAGTGTGGAAAGTACCTGAGGAACAACATCTGAGGTTTACCTCTAGCCTCCATCCATGTGTGCATACAGGTATGcaaatacatgcagacacacactcataaacTAGGCAATCCCAAAACAAGAACTTAGAATGTGTCTAAGTAACAGCAGTAGTATCAGAAagtaaagggaaaaaaactttgaaaaggaTAATCTTCACTAAGCAGATATGttcttgaataaaaaaaaaaaaaaaaaaaaaaacaagatttctaTGACTCTGCAGGCTCCTGGAGATGCCTAGTATCCCACAGGATCTCAGGCCCGTGTAAAGCATCTCATCAGAAGAAGCCTTTTAAGAAGATAGACACAACAAGAGACAGCTCCAACCATGGTGGAAAGGGACTGCAATTAAACAGAAGCAGCCCTGGGTCAGAAGGTGagctggagaagaagggaggtggggctgggctgggctaaGCCTAGGATGAATCAAGCCTTCTTGTAGGGTGGAGACATCCTGTCTAAAATACATATGAGTGCCATTAAAGCCTCTATAAAAGGTTCTTGTCCCACTGACAAGTCCTCTACACACTGCTTAACAGAAACTTGTCCCATCCTGCCTGGGCACTAGGTAAGTTCCCCCCAGAAGAACTTCTTGCTCATTCTCAGTGTCTTGGCAGGCTGAGCTCATGAATCCAGGGCAGTCAGATCTGAGCTGGCAGGTCTCTGTGCAtagctggaggcaggaagggcCCCCGCAGAGTCTTGGCAGGCTGAAGCCAGAGCACCTGGGAGAAGGTGTGCTTCTGAGGCAATCCGCTTTCTCCTCTTCTGGCGCTAGCCTGCAGCTCTCCTCACTGAATGGTGTGGGCAGCAAAAGTGGAGCCACCCACCACCCATGTACCTTCCTGGATCAGCATAACTTTTCTCCCCCGTAAGATTCTGAAAGGTTCTTTGCAGTGCTCGGAGCCCCTGGAATCAGAATCAGTTTGTTTCTGGCAACCCAGACAATAAATTCGTTGTCTTATTGAGGAAGGGGCTAATTTGAACTTCTTTCCTGACTCTAAGTTTATACATAGGCAAGATGAATTTGTAGAATTTATTCTAACAATCTGAATCATCACCAAAAGgacattttgttcttttcactGTTTATAGGCTGGTGATCAGAGActgtaattatgttttaaaacatggGATGGGGGCATCCACTATGTTAAAGGAGATACTTGAACTTTTATGccctgaggcacagagaggaaaGGGTCTAAGCCACTGACTCCTGGGTCAGTAGAAAAGTTGTCCCTGCACAACTCACCTGGGATCTAGACTTCTCAGTCCTCGAACCACACTCATTTGCTTTTTCTTGAACTACGcctccttccctgccttgctTCACTCCTTGCTTCTCTACCTAAGCCATCCACTTCCCACAATCCTCCTCTTCATCTCCAAGGTCCTTCCCTGGTTTCCCAGAAACTGCAAGCTTCCATCTTCCCTTGTACTTCAACCCTATCATCTTTAGCACCTCTCCTCCTTCTGGTCTCCCCAAGTCTTCTGTTTAACACATCTGTGTCTCTTGCTTATTCAGCCACACCCATCTTCACCTTCACCCATCTAGTGGAAATGGATGCTTTTGCCTTTGACTGGGACCCATTTATCACAAGTCCTTTAGACTTGATGGTGCATGCATGTATCTTTTATAGAGGCTGACCTCTCTGACAGGTTCCAGGACTGAGGGCAGGGAGCAAATGCAGACCATCTTGGCACTGGGAAGGTACGCCTAGCCCTAGTGTCCCCAACAGGTGTCCCACGAGTCCCTTCTCAAGGGAAGTCAGGAGGGTAGAGTTAGACCCTTGGAGATTCTGGGGAGCTTCAAGTCAAAAGAGGGGCTAACCCCTGTGTGTACTTACCACCTTCTCATGTTCCCAGTAGGACACTACCACCCTAGAAATAGGCAAAAAAGAAATCCATCCAAAGGTATATGCTGAAGAACTACTTGCATATgggttaaaagaaaataatgtgtgGCCTTCACAAATCTACCTGCTCTGAGCCCTTTTGCCCGCCTATGAAAATGCTAGTGATAGTGAGGGTCATCAGCTGTTACACAGGAAAATGCTTTGTGAGCCGTTCAGTGTCTATGGCTGTAcacaaattatatatgtgtatatgtatgtaataataatgatgatgatactTAATAGCTACCACTTAGCAGAAAACCAGGCATCAGCAGGGTGTCTTTTATGCATTATCTTCTAAAGCCTTTATGATAATTCTCTGAAGTAAGTGCTAAGTATTGCCTTCACTCAGTGAATAAACCAAGGCTCGGAATAGTGAAGATCTTGGTCCAGTTCACATCAGGCAGGTGGTGAAACCTGGCATTAAATGTAGATTTAGAAACttccttccaagttctggggtttcctccttcccaccacAAAGTCCATCTTTAGGAAAAGATGAAAGAAGGTAGGGAAACCTCAAATGCAGCTGAAGACACAAAGAAAGGAGTGAGCCACGGAGTACTGTGAGGAAACAGCAGGGGCTGAGCTGACTACGGCGCCCATACAGGGACTTTTCATATCTTCCAGCGAGCTGCACAGACTATGGCACCcataaagggatttttttttatatcttccAGCTAGTTGCACAGATGCCTCAGTTGCTGCAAAATATTCACGGGATCATCGAAGCCTTCGGGTGCTATGCCAGGTCAGAGGGAGGCTGCAAAGTGCTCACGCGGGGGGAGCTGAAGAGGCTCCTGGAACATGAGTTTGCTGACGTCATAGTGGTATGATATGTGGGGATGAGAGGGAGAAACATGCTAAGGACAGTCAAAGTGTGCTTACCTGCAAGGGCTTTTACCTGGGGGTGTAAAGAGCAAGCAGCCAAATTCAAGCCTGCTAGCTCTGTTGGCAGCTGTGCAGGCCAACAAGAAAGACAAGGAGGGAAAGAGGTCACCTTTCACAGGCGACACCTCCACATCCTTAGGGAAAGGGCAGATTCTTGGATCCGATTCTCTCTTTAAATTGAGTTTAATTTCAAGACAAGGTAAGGAGACTCCCCCAGGCACGAACAGAGTCTTCAAATGGCCTTGAGGGGCACCTCTCAAACCTGACACAGTAACATTTCCTGCACGGGTCTGAAACGTGATTGCTTATTAGCATCTGTTAagacactgctcttgcctagCACAAAGCTGCTTAAAAACATTAGCTCACTATTGGGGTCAAAAGTGAGATTTTGAAGCACTAGTTCTGAACAACTGTAGGTGCAAGGACTCCAAGAGAACAACCCCACCCAGGAAACCAGAACCAGAGCCCTAATGCATATTTCTGTTTTTGGTTAACATCTAAAGTAGAGTGAATAATGAAGTTCTTAGGTACAAAGACTGGCACACTAGGATGGTGCCTACATGCTTAGAGCATCCTGTTGTTCTGATAGGATTCCCCATCACGGGAGCTCTCTGGATTCCCATAGGGCCAGGCTCCTGCTGTGTTTCAGGTAGGGTCGGTTCCAGGGGCCAAGTGGCAAGAGCAGCCACAAGGAGCCAGGAGCCCAGACAGCTGCATACAAGAACACACATTCCCTCTCCAATGCATCTTTACCCAGTTGAGCATCCTGCAGATCTGAAATCAAGGATGTATAAAACAAAAGGTGTGTCCTGTCCTTGAGTAGGAGAGATAATACAGCaaaagacacaaataataaaacatcacACTGTGATGCTGTGGGCAGCGCTGGGGTCTGAGAGTCCCCAGTCTGCAGTGCGGTGAGGGAGCCTAGAAGCAGAGTGCAATGGATCTGACCGAGTTCTCGGTAGAGGAGCAATGCTGACTtggcctcctttctcccccagaaCCCCCATGATCCCTCGACTGTGGATGAAGTCCTGCGCCTGCTGGATGAAGATAACACAGGGGCTGTGGAGTTCAAGGAATTCCTGGTCTTAGTGTTCAAAGTTGCTCGGGCCTGCTTTAAGACGCTGAGTGAGAGCCCTAGGGCTGCCTGCGTGTCTAACAGATCTGAAAGCTGCTATCCCGGATCTGGGAAAGAGCTGGAGCAAGGCCAGAGAGGTGGCGCTGGAGTAGGAAGAGATGGAACAGGGCAGTGTTGTGAAGACAGCAGCCGTGGACAGAGGGATCAGGGGTCTAAGGAACAGGTCAGGGTGGGGACACACACCCAGAATCAGGACAGATACGCTGCACAGATCAGCAGTCACAACAGGGAGGCTGAGTCTCAGAGACGGGAGATTGTAAACCAGCAAACACAAGCAACACGGCAGGTGGAGCAGACCCTGAGGACAGAAGACAAGAGTTGGACCAGAGAGAGGAGGTCAGAGCGGCAGTCACAGGTTAGCCAGCAGACAGAGGAGACCACAGCTGGAACCACTACTCAGACCCAAGAAGGTGCCTTCCAGACACAGGGATTCAACTATGGCCAGGACAGAGGGACTAGCAACCAGAGCCAAGACAGAGTCCAGGAAGACCAAGATGCTACACAACACTACCAGACACAGGCGGAGTCTCATACCCAGATACACACTCAGATGGTAGAAGAGGGCTGTAGGCATCAGACAAGAGGTGGCAGCGTCCAAACACAGGAATCCATCTATGACCAGAACAGAGAGACTGAGATTCACAGTCAAGATAGAAACCAAGCAGGCCAGGCTGCTAAAGACCACCACCAGGAACAGtcatacactcagacacacacccAGATGAGGGAACAAGGCAGGagccaggaggaaggaaacagccacaTCCAAACACATGGGTCCATCCATGACCAAAACAGAATGACTGAGATCTATGGACAAGACAGCAGTCATACAGGACAGGTAGGGACAGGACACTTCCAGACACAGGTAGGATCATCTTCTCAGACTTTGGAGCATGATGGAAACCAGTCTGAACGACAGATAAGGGCTCCAGAAAAGAGATGGACCCAGATACAGTCGGGTATGGGGCAAGGCTGGACACCAGTAAGCAACCATGAGACAGAAGAGCCAGTGCTCAGAGGCCAGGTCCAGACCGAGACAAGCACTGTGAGAGGAAGACAAGACTGGAGCAGCAGCCACCCGGGCCCAAagggagggcagggagagagCGCACCCACTGTCATTAGAGATGAATGGGTCAATGACCACACAAGGGAAATAGTGATCCGAAGCCAGGATCCAGGTAGCTTGCACGCTCCTGCTTCTTCAGCTCAGGGCCAGGATACAGCGCAGAtacaaggagagaagaaaggaatcaCACCCAAGGGACTATATTCCTATTTGAAGACAGACCAGCCATGACTTTTCCTGACTCCAGTGCCCAGTACCAAAAGAGAGCAGGCAGGAGACTAGCCTACCCTACTCTTCCCTTCCCTGGAACATTGATGGAAAGCCATGATTCTTCTCATTTGGTTCTTTCTCAGTGATCATTTCTACAGGGTGCTTTCTTGCCTAAACTGGCCTCTCTTGCTTGCTTTGCTGTGCACTGTCAGAAACAGGAAGACATGGAAAAGGTCATCTCTTTGCACTGAGTTCCCCCCAGCTCTCAGGGGTTTTCAGAGATGTTTTATCTCCTCTGTCTGTCCATTGCCATTTAAATGCATCAATAAAAGCTTAAACACGCGCTTCTGTATTCTATTCAATAATTTCTACTGCTGCGACCAACTGTTCAAATAGCTTCTGGTGCTCCAGGTGATGAGTGAAAGGGTTATGTGGTCTAAATCAAGGCTGGGGATGCAAGCAAGGTCTTCCCATGAAGGAAGGTGTCTTGAACCCAGCAGAATGTTCCTGCTGTTGACTGAGGAGCATGCTTGGTACAGACCAAAGAGAAATGGATAGAGGAAGCTAAATCTGTTTGGGGATGCATTGTGGGTATCAATCTgaacaaaaagggggaatattCCTGGCCTGATAAATACTACTGTGCCTCAGTTATTGAGACCCAAAAAAGCTAGCAGAATCCATAACTTTTCTAGTCTCTCTAAAGAAGATAATAACCACCTTAACCACCAAACAATCTTAACCACCAAAAGACCTTAAGCAAAGAATGTAAGAAGCCCAAAGTATGCCCAGTCCAGCATCTTGTGAATCCATGTGTCCTGCAACACAAACGCCAATGTCCTGCTCTGAAGAAACAACACactaagaaaaatggaaaggaggcagagaataTGCCAAATTTTTGGCCAAGAGAATTAAGGTCATCAAAGAATAATGCCAGGAACAGATTTCCAAGTGACATCAGCTGCCCTCACTGAAAACTTCTACTTTTGAGTCCATCTAAAATGTAGGAATATTTTGGAGAAATAAGCAAATGACCAGATCTTAAAGACAAGA encodes:
- the Crnn gene encoding cornulin yields the protein MPQLLQNIHGIIEAFGCYARSEGGCKVLTRGELKRLLEHEFADVIVNPHDPSTVDEVLRLLDEDNTGAVEFKEFLVLVFKVARACFKTLSESPRAACVSNRSESCYPGSGKELEQGQRGGAGVGRDGTGQCCEDSSRGQRDQGSKEQVRVGTHTQNQDRYAAQISSHNREAESQRREIVNQQTQATRQVEQTLRTEDKSWTRERRSERQSQVSQQTEETTAGTTTQTQEGAFQTQGFNYGQDRGTSNQSQDRVQEDQDATQHYQTQAESHTQIHTQMVEEGCRHQTRGGSVQTQESIYDQNRETEIHSQDRNQAGQAAKDHHQEQSYTQTHTQMREQGRSQEEGNSHIQTHGSIHDQNRMTEIYGQDSSHTGQVGTGHFQTQVGSSSQTLEHDGNQSERQIRAPEKRWTQIQSGMGQGWTPVSNHETEEPVLRGQVQTETSTVRGRQDWSSSHPGPKGGQGESAPTVIRDEWVNDHTREIVIRSQDPGSLHAPASSAQGQDTAQIQGEKKGITPKGLYSYLKTDQP